From Salminus brasiliensis chromosome 21, fSalBra1.hap2, whole genome shotgun sequence, a single genomic window includes:
- the LOC140543343 gene encoding uncharacterized protein isoform X2, translating into MEDAYTALYQEFLCLQSLCKKQAAMLQKLTEALRRQQGVAPLSNGHFQDLVSIPVQCTEDEETFAYPGVPAKAAQVQALALHTRADANLSPLAGALDRLQLGPSWGEAGPNNHDQAVSVDSQRQQGTQQTSIVDELREAEQRWHSSQAAKQTRRPWSSSFMNSEMLSQAGGMLMSRVTLQSQVCEFCHAVFPGHTTTKGEFLRHLTTHTT; encoded by the exons ATGGAGGACGCGTACACGGCCTTGTATCAGGAGTTTCTCTGCCTTCAGTCCCTCTGCAAGAAACAAGCTGCAATGCTCCAGAAACTTACTGAGGCGCTGAGAAGACAGCAAG GTGTGGCTCCTCTTTCTAATGGCCACTTCCAAGACTTGGTTTCTATCCCGGTCCAGTGCACAGAAGACGAGGAGACCTTCGCTTATCCTGGTGTTCCTGCAAAAGCAGCTCAGGTGCAGGCTCTCGCACTGCACACTAGAG CTGACGCTAACCTCTCTCCCCTTGCTGGAGCGCTGGACAGACTACAGCTTGGCCCCTCGTGGGGGGAGGCAGGGCCGAACAACCATGATCAAGCAGTGTCGGTGGATTCTCAGAGACAGCAGGGGACACAGCAGACCAGCATAGTGGACGAGTTAAGGGAGGCCGAGCAGCGGTGGCACAGCAGCCAAGCAGCTAAACAGACACGG AGGCCGTGGTCCTCCTCCTTCATGAACAGTGAGATGCTGAGCCAGGCCGGGGGGATGCTGATGTCACGGGTCACGCTGCAGTCCCAGGTGTGTGAATTCTGCCATGCGGTGTTTCCCGGGCACACCACCACCAAGGGAGAGTTTCTTCGCCATCTTACAACACACACCACCTGA
- the LOC140543343 gene encoding uncharacterized protein isoform X1, with amino-acid sequence MEDAYTALYQEFLCLQSLCKKQAAMLQKLTEALRRQQGVAPLSNGHFQDLVSIPVQCTEDEETFAYPGVPAKAAQVQALALHTRGRLDSDANLSPLAGALDRLQLGPSWGEAGPNNHDQAVSVDSQRQQGTQQTSIVDELREAEQRWHSSQAAKQTRRPWSSSFMNSEMLSQAGGMLMSRVTLQSQVCEFCHAVFPGHTTTKGEFLRHLTTHTT; translated from the exons ATGGAGGACGCGTACACGGCCTTGTATCAGGAGTTTCTCTGCCTTCAGTCCCTCTGCAAGAAACAAGCTGCAATGCTCCAGAAACTTACTGAGGCGCTGAGAAGACAGCAAG GTGTGGCTCCTCTTTCTAATGGCCACTTCCAAGACTTGGTTTCTATCCCGGTCCAGTGCACAGAAGACGAGGAGACCTTCGCTTATCCTGGTGTTCCTGCAAAAGCAGCTCAGGTGCAGGCTCTCGCACTGCACACTAGAGGTAGGCTGGACT CTGACGCTAACCTCTCTCCCCTTGCTGGAGCGCTGGACAGACTACAGCTTGGCCCCTCGTGGGGGGAGGCAGGGCCGAACAACCATGATCAAGCAGTGTCGGTGGATTCTCAGAGACAGCAGGGGACACAGCAGACCAGCATAGTGGACGAGTTAAGGGAGGCCGAGCAGCGGTGGCACAGCAGCCAAGCAGCTAAACAGACACGG AGGCCGTGGTCCTCCTCCTTCATGAACAGTGAGATGCTGAGCCAGGCCGGGGGGATGCTGATGTCACGGGTCACGCTGCAGTCCCAGGTGTGTGAATTCTGCCATGCGGTGTTTCCCGGGCACACCACCACCAAGGGAGAGTTTCTTCGCCATCTTACAACACACACCACCTGA